One genomic window of Thermoanaerobaculia bacterium includes the following:
- a CDS encoding SOS response-associated peptidase: MCGRFVQISVSDSFIPGLPDSLASNGLAPNYNVAPTQDISVWTMEDGRLTHRRMRWGLIPSWAEDASIGNRMINARAETAADKPGFRSAMRHRRCIIPADGFYEWVDRPGGRVPIFIHRIDGSPLLMAGLWESWSSPEGDPILSCTILTVEANAFMKPFHHRMPVLLHRNDGARWLDPSITEPGMVLDLLRPLAEEALTAHEVSRRVNSPKNNSHLCIQPVPGGLTL, from the coding sequence CGATTTGTTCAGATCTCGGTATCCGATTCGTTTATTCCGGGACTTCCGGATAGCTTGGCGTCCAACGGATTGGCCCCGAACTACAATGTCGCGCCCACGCAGGACATTTCCGTCTGGACCATGGAAGACGGCCGGTTAACTCATAGAAGGATGCGCTGGGGCCTCATTCCTTCCTGGGCCGAGGATGCGTCGATCGGAAACCGGATGATCAATGCCCGGGCGGAGACCGCAGCGGATAAACCCGGCTTTCGAAGCGCCATGCGCCATCGAAGGTGCATCATTCCCGCAGACGGATTCTATGAGTGGGTAGATAGACCCGGAGGCCGGGTTCCGATCTTCATTCATCGGATCGACGGGTCGCCGCTCCTCATGGCCGGGCTCTGGGAATCGTGGTCCTCCCCTGAAGGCGATCCAATTCTTTCGTGCACGATTCTCACGGTGGAGGCCAACGCCTTCATGAAACCGTTCCACCACCGCATGCCCGTTCTTCTGCACAGGAACGACGGAGCACGGTGGCTGGACCCCTCCATTACCGAGCCGGGCATGGTCCTGGACCTCCTGAGACCCTTAGCGGAAGAGGCTCTGACGGCCCATGAAGTGTCCCGACGCGTCAATAGCCCCAAAAATAACAGCCACCTCTGTATCCAGCCAGTTCCTGGAGGCCTTACCTTATAA